The following coding sequences lie in one Polynucleobacter asymbioticus genomic window:
- the sdhC gene encoding succinate dehydrogenase, cytochrome b556 subunit: MVDAQQDVKKDRPIYRNIGLAQLIKYRLPWAGKVSILHRISGAALFLMLPFLLYLFDQSLASELSYQKFQAITGHFLVKIILLGLIWSFLHHFCAGIRYLLLDLEIGVEKAEANRSAIVVFFLGLALTAVVGLKLFGLL; the protein is encoded by the coding sequence ATGGTTGATGCACAGCAAGACGTAAAAAAAGACAGACCTATTTATCGAAATATCGGTCTCGCCCAGTTAATCAAATACCGCCTTCCGTGGGCTGGAAAAGTATCCATTCTTCATCGCATTAGCGGGGCAGCTTTGTTTTTGATGCTGCCATTCTTGCTTTATCTCTTCGATCAAAGCTTGGCATCAGAGCTGAGTTATCAAAAGTTCCAGGCTATTACTGGCCACTTTCTTGTCAAGATCATTCTGCTTGGGCTAATTTGGTCTTTCTTGCACCACTTTTGCGCGGGTATCCGTTATCTCTTGTTGGACTTGGAGATTGGCGTTGAAAAGGCAGAAGCAAACCGCTCAGCGATCGTTGTATTTTTTCTAGGTCTTGCTTTGACTGCGGTTGTTGGTCTCAAACTTTTTGGCTTGCTCTAA
- the gltA gene encoding citrate synthase encodes MIESDIKAKLSFSDGTPDIDLPIYKGTIGPDVIDIRKLYGQTGKFTYDSGFLSTASCNSKITYIDGDKGELLYRGYPIEDLAHNCDFLEVCYLLLNGELPNAKQKKDFEEMVMHHTMVHEQMQFFLRGFRRDAHPMSVLTGLVGAMAAFYHDEIDYTDPHAREVAQIRLIAKMPTLVAMAYKYSVGQPFIYPDNSLSYTANFMRMMFATPCEEYKVNPVLVRALDRIFTLHADHEQNASTSTVRLCGSSGTNPFAAISAGIACLWGPAHGGANEACLQMLNEIQANGGVDTIGDFIAQVKDKNSSVRLMGFGHRVYKNFDPRAKLMRETCHEVLKEMGLENDPLFKLAMTLEKIALEDEYFVSRKLYPNVDFYSGIVQRALGVPTEMFTCIFALARTVGWIAQWEEMITDPEYKIGRPRQLYVGATSRKVPNISVRK; translated from the coding sequence ATGATTGAATCGGACATCAAGGCAAAATTATCGTTTTCGGACGGCACACCAGATATCGACTTGCCAATTTATAAAGGCACGATTGGTCCTGACGTGATTGATATTCGTAAGCTTTACGGTCAAACCGGAAAGTTCACCTACGATTCAGGCTTTCTTTCTACTGCTTCATGCAATAGCAAAATCACTTACATCGACGGTGATAAAGGTGAGTTGCTCTACCGCGGTTACCCAATCGAAGATCTCGCACACAACTGTGACTTCTTAGAAGTTTGTTATTTACTCTTGAATGGCGAATTACCAAACGCCAAACAGAAAAAAGATTTCGAAGAAATGGTCATGCACCATACGATGGTTCATGAGCAAATGCAATTCTTCTTACGCGGCTTCCGTCGTGATGCGCATCCAATGTCCGTATTGACTGGCCTTGTTGGTGCAATGGCGGCTTTCTATCATGATGAGATCGATTACACCGATCCACATGCGCGTGAAGTGGCTCAGATTCGATTGATTGCTAAGATGCCAACACTGGTTGCAATGGCGTACAAATACTCTGTCGGCCAACCATTTATTTATCCTGATAATTCCTTGTCTTACACCGCAAACTTTATGCGCATGATGTTTGCAACACCTTGTGAAGAGTACAAGGTTAATCCGGTATTGGTTCGCGCTTTGGACCGCATCTTTACATTGCACGCTGACCATGAGCAAAATGCCTCTACATCAACAGTGCGCTTGTGCGGCTCATCTGGAACCAATCCATTTGCTGCCATCTCTGCTGGTATTGCCTGTTTATGGGGCCCAGCTCACGGCGGTGCGAATGAAGCTTGTTTGCAGATGTTGAACGAGATTCAGGCTAATGGTGGTGTTGATACGATTGGTGACTTTATTGCTCAAGTGAAGGATAAGAACTCTAGCGTTCGTCTAATGGGCTTTGGTCATCGCGTTTACAAAAACTTCGATCCACGCGCTAAGTTAATGCGTGAGACATGTCATGAAGTGCTCAAAGAGATGGGTCTCGAGAATGACCCGTTGTTTAAGTTGGCCATGACCCTTGAGAAAATTGCCCTCGAAGATGAGTATTTCGTGAGCCGCAAGCTTTATCCAAACGTCGACTTCTACTCAGGAATTGTTCAGCGTGCGCTAGGCGTTCCAACTGAAATGTTCACCTGTATTTTTGCTTTGGCGAGAACAGTTGGGTGGATTGCTCAATGGGAAGAAATGATTACGGATCCTGAGTACAAGATCGGTCGTCCACGTCAGTTGTATGTTGGTGCCACTTCGCGCAAGGTTCCCAACATTTCTGTACGCAAATAA
- a CDS encoding succinate dehydrogenase iron-sulfur subunit — protein sequence MSDIRIFEIYRYDPDVDAAPRMERYELELTGERMLLDALISLKKQDETISYRRSCREGVCGSDAMNINGKNGLACLTNMLTLPKVITLRPLPGLPVVRDLIVDMTLFFKQYLSIKPYLVNDNPFPEKERLQSPEEREELNGLYECILCASCSTSCPSFWWNPDKFVGPAGLLQAYRFIADSRDEDTAARLDNLEDPYRLFRCHTIMNCVDVCPKHLNPTKAIGKIKELMVRRAV from the coding sequence ATGAGTGATATTCGTATATTTGAAATTTACCGCTACGATCCAGATGTCGATGCAGCCCCACGCATGGAGCGCTATGAGCTTGAGTTGACTGGCGAGCGTATGTTGTTGGACGCCTTGATTTCTCTTAAGAAACAGGATGAAACAATTTCCTATCGTCGTTCATGCCGTGAAGGTGTATGTGGCTCTGATGCCATGAACATTAACGGCAAGAATGGTTTGGCTTGTTTAACCAATATGTTGACCTTGCCTAAAGTCATTACATTGCGTCCTTTACCTGGCTTGCCAGTTGTGCGCGACTTGATTGTGGATATGACTTTGTTCTTCAAACAATATTTGTCTATCAAGCCTTACTTGGTAAATGACAATCCATTTCCTGAGAAAGAGCGCCTGCAGAGTCCTGAAGAGCGTGAAGAGTTGAATGGTTTGTATGAATGCATCTTGTGCGCATCATGCTCAACCTCTTGCCCATCTTTCTGGTGGAATCCTGATAAGTTTGTTGGCCCAGCTGGTTTACTTCAGGCGTATCGCTTTATTGCTGATAGTCGTGATGAAGATACTGCTGCGCGCTTGGATAACTTGGAAGATCCGTATCGTTTATTCCGTTGTCATACCATTATGAATTGCGTGGACGTTTGTCCTAAGCATTTGAATCCAACCAAGGCAATTGGAAAGATCAAGGAACTGATGGTGCGTAGGGCAGTATGA
- the sdhA gene encoding succinate dehydrogenase flavoprotein subunit, whose translation MTAIKKALPRRRFDAVIIGAGGSGMRASLQLAEAGLNVAVLTKVFPTRSHTVAAQGGIGASLGNMSEDNWHYHFYDTIKGSDWLGDQDVIEFMCREAPKVVYELEHFGMPFDRNPDGTIYQRPFGGHTANYGEKAVQRACAAADRTGHAMLHTLYQRNVRAKTNFFVEWLALDLIRDDAGDVVGVTALEMETGQVYILETKVVMMATGGAGRIWDASTNAFINTGDGMGLAARAGIPLEDMEFWQFHPTGVAGAGVLLTEGCRGEGGILRNKDGERFMERYAPTYKDLAPRDFVSRCMDQEIKEGRGCGPNGDYVVLDLTHIGAETIMKRLPSVYEIGINFANVDVTKEPIPVVPTIHYQMGGIPTNINGQVVVPANGKHNEIVNGLYAIGECSCVSVHGANRLGTNSLLDLLVFGRAAGNHIVAMDLKNREFKPLPANAGEQTMARIAALDNSTSGEYAQDVANDIRKTMQKYAGVFRNQELMDEGVRQMAKLTERAKHLWLKDKSDIFNTARIEALEVANLIEAANATMISAAARTESRGAHSHDDHQERDDANWMKHTLWYSEGNRLDYKPVVLKPLTVESFPPKERTF comes from the coding sequence ATGACCGCGATTAAAAAAGCATTGCCACGCCGCCGTTTCGACGCGGTAATTATTGGTGCAGGTGGTTCAGGTATGCGCGCTTCTTTGCAATTAGCAGAAGCTGGCCTGAACGTTGCGGTATTAACTAAAGTTTTCCCAACTCGCTCGCACACCGTTGCAGCTCAAGGTGGTATCGGTGCTTCACTGGGTAACATGAGTGAAGACAATTGGCACTATCACTTTTACGACACCATCAAAGGTTCTGATTGGTTGGGCGACCAAGACGTGATCGAATTTATGTGCCGCGAAGCTCCTAAAGTTGTTTATGAGTTAGAGCACTTTGGTATGCCTTTTGACCGCAACCCAGATGGCACGATTTATCAGCGTCCATTTGGTGGACACACTGCTAATTACGGTGAAAAAGCTGTTCAACGTGCTTGCGCAGCAGCTGACCGTACTGGCCACGCAATGTTGCACACCTTGTACCAGCGTAACGTCCGCGCAAAAACCAATTTCTTTGTTGAGTGGTTGGCGCTAGATCTAATTCGTGATGACGCGGGTGATGTAGTCGGTGTTACTGCTCTCGAAATGGAAACTGGTCAGGTTTACATCTTGGAAACTAAAGTTGTCATGATGGCCACTGGTGGTGCAGGCCGTATTTGGGATGCATCTACAAACGCATTTATTAATACCGGCGACGGTATGGGTCTAGCGGCCCGCGCAGGCATTCCATTGGAAGACATGGAGTTCTGGCAGTTCCACCCAACTGGCGTAGCTGGTGCAGGTGTACTGTTGACCGAGGGTTGCCGTGGTGAAGGCGGCATCTTGCGTAATAAAGATGGCGAGCGCTTTATGGAGCGTTATGCACCAACCTATAAAGACTTGGCTCCGCGTGATTTCGTTTCTCGCTGTATGGACCAAGAAATTAAAGAAGGTCGCGGCTGTGGACCGAACGGTGATTATGTTGTTCTCGACTTAACGCATATTGGTGCTGAGACCATCATGAAGCGTTTACCTTCTGTTTATGAAATCGGCATCAACTTTGCTAACGTTGACGTTACTAAGGAGCCAATTCCAGTTGTACCAACAATTCACTATCAGATGGGTGGTATTCCTACCAACATTAATGGTCAAGTTGTTGTTCCAGCTAATGGCAAACATAATGAAATCGTTAATGGTCTTTATGCCATTGGTGAGTGTTCTTGCGTATCTGTTCACGGTGCAAATCGTTTGGGTACAAACTCATTGCTCGATTTATTGGTATTTGGGCGCGCAGCCGGTAATCACATTGTTGCAATGGATCTCAAGAATCGTGAGTTCAAGCCATTGCCTGCTAATGCTGGCGAACAAACGATGGCACGCATTGCTGCTTTGGATAACTCCACTTCTGGTGAGTATGCTCAAGACGTTGCGAATGATATTCGTAAGACTATGCAGAAGTATGCAGGTGTATTCCGCAATCAAGAGTTGATGGACGAAGGTGTTCGTCAAATGGCGAAGTTAACTGAGCGTGCAAAACACTTGTGGCTAAAAGACAAGTCCGATATTTTCAATACTGCTCGTATTGAGGCTTTAGAAGTTGCCAACTTGATCGAAGCTGCAAACGCAACAATGATTTCAGCTGCAGCGCGTACTGAAAGTCGTGGCGCACATTCACACGATGATCATCAAGAGCGTGATGATGCAAATTGGATGAAGCACACTCTTTGGTATAGCGAAGGCAATCGCTTGGATTACAAGCCGGTTGTTCTGAAGCCATTGACTGTTGAGTCTTTCCCTCCTAAAGAACGTACTTTCTAA
- the leuC gene encoding 3-isopropylmalate dehydratase large subunit: MSRTLYDKLWDVHVVYSEQDGTATIYIDRQLLHEVTSPQAFEGLNLAGRPVWRISANLAVSDHNVPTTDRSEGIADPISKLQVDTLDQNCDAFGITQYKMNDLRQGIVHVIGPEQGATLPGMTVVCGDSHTSTHGAFGALAFGIGTSEVEHVLATQTLLMKKSKNMLVKVDGRLQPGSTAKDIVLAVIGKIGTAGGTGYTIEFSGEAIRNLSMEGRMTLCNMAIEAGARAGLVAVDETTIEYIQGRPYAPKGEALRHALQYWRTLHSDAEAKFDAVVELRAEEIAPQVTWGTSPEMVLAISDRVPDPEKERDPNKRSAMERALEYMDLVPNTPLSSISIDKVFIGSCTNSRIEDIRAAAKVVDRLGKKVAANVKLALVVPGSGLVKAQAEREGLDRVFKAAGFEWREPGCSMCLAMNADRLEPGERCASTSNRNFEGRQGNGGRTHLVSPAMAAAAAIEGHFVDVRKIS, encoded by the coding sequence ATGTCACGCACGCTTTACGACAAATTGTGGGATGTCCATGTCGTCTATTCTGAGCAAGATGGCACGGCCACGATTTATATCGATCGTCAGTTATTGCATGAGGTGACAAGTCCTCAAGCTTTTGAGGGTTTGAACTTAGCTGGTCGTCCAGTTTGGCGTATTTCTGCCAATTTGGCGGTTTCAGATCACAACGTTCCTACAACAGATCGTTCTGAAGGTATTGCGGATCCGATTTCGAAGCTACAAGTAGATACGCTTGATCAAAACTGTGATGCCTTTGGTATTACCCAGTACAAAATGAACGATCTCCGCCAAGGAATTGTTCACGTCATTGGGCCGGAGCAGGGTGCAACTCTGCCAGGCATGACTGTGGTCTGCGGTGATTCTCATACAAGTACACATGGCGCCTTTGGTGCATTAGCTTTTGGTATTGGCACTTCTGAAGTTGAGCATGTCTTAGCGACCCAAACCTTGCTCATGAAAAAGAGCAAGAATATGTTGGTCAAAGTAGATGGTCGCCTTCAGCCAGGCTCTACTGCAAAAGATATCGTTCTTGCCGTGATTGGCAAGATTGGCACCGCCGGCGGAACTGGCTACACCATTGAATTTTCAGGTGAAGCCATTCGCAATCTCTCCATGGAAGGTCGCATGACCCTCTGCAACATGGCCATTGAGGCTGGTGCGCGTGCTGGGCTTGTGGCAGTAGATGAAACAACAATTGAATACATCCAAGGTAGACCTTATGCCCCTAAGGGAGAGGCTTTACGTCATGCCTTGCAGTACTGGCGCACCTTACATTCAGATGCGGAAGCCAAATTTGATGCAGTAGTCGAGTTGCGAGCAGAAGAAATTGCCCCTCAAGTAACTTGGGGAACGTCGCCTGAAATGGTTTTAGCAATTAGCGACCGCGTTCCTGATCCAGAGAAAGAGCGCGATCCCAATAAACGTTCTGCAATGGAGCGTGCTCTTGAGTACATGGACCTTGTTCCAAACACACCATTAAGTAGCATCTCGATTGATAAAGTGTTTATTGGATCTTGCACCAATAGCCGTATTGAAGATATTCGTGCTGCTGCCAAGGTTGTTGATCGTCTTGGTAAAAAAGTAGCTGCTAATGTCAAATTAGCGCTGGTTGTCCCTGGATCTGGCTTAGTAAAAGCTCAGGCTGAACGTGAAGGTTTGGACCGGGTGTTTAAGGCTGCAGGTTTTGAATGGCGTGAGCCTGGTTGCTCAATGTGCCTTGCAATGAACGCCGACCGCTTAGAGCCTGGTGAACGCTGCGCTTCCACATCCAATCGTAATTTCGAAGGTCGTCAGGGTAATGGCGGTAGAACGCATTTGGTAAGTCCGGCAATGGCTGCTGCTGCAGCGATTGAAGGCCACTTTGTTGATGTTCGTAAGATTTCTTAA
- a CDS encoding GntR family transcriptional regulator: MSLISEPIASFSPLYEQIKAMILASLQASEWLPGDAIPSEMELAARYAVSQGTVRKAIDELAAQNLLVRRQGKGTFVATHQEEDFQYRFLRLEPDSGEKLHLKNQFLACENIQSDAYIAKLLKLKAGDPVIRIDRIQSSAGRPIAFEEIWLPEGRFEGLTFDALNAWSGPMYAFYESEYATHMVRAEEKIKAVLANAELAKHLQVQEGAALLSVERVAFTYGNKPVEIRRARYDTCDQHYDNKLN, from the coding sequence TTGTCACTAATATCCGAACCAATAGCCTCATTTAGCCCTCTTTATGAGCAAATTAAAGCCATGATTTTGGCTAGTCTACAGGCCTCAGAATGGCTGCCTGGGGATGCCATTCCCAGTGAGATGGAGCTTGCAGCTCGCTACGCAGTCAGCCAGGGCACTGTGCGAAAGGCTATTGATGAATTGGCCGCACAAAACCTGCTGGTTCGACGTCAGGGTAAGGGTACTTTTGTGGCAACCCACCAAGAGGAAGACTTCCAGTACCGCTTCTTGCGTCTAGAGCCTGATTCTGGTGAGAAATTACACCTCAAAAACCAGTTTTTAGCCTGTGAAAATATCCAATCTGATGCTTATATCGCTAAGTTGCTTAAATTAAAGGCAGGTGACCCTGTTATTCGGATTGATCGTATTCAAAGTTCTGCCGGGCGTCCTATTGCATTTGAGGAGATTTGGTTGCCAGAAGGGCGCTTTGAGGGGCTTACTTTTGATGCCCTGAATGCTTGGTCGGGGCCTATGTACGCTTTCTATGAGAGCGAATATGCCACGCACATGGTGCGGGCAGAGGAAAAAATCAAAGCGGTCTTGGCTAATGCAGAGCTCGCAAAACACCTTCAGGTTCAGGAGGGTGCGGCTTTGTTATCGGTTGAACGGGTCGCATTCACCTACGGGAATAAACCAGTTGAAATTCGTCGCGCTCGGTATGACACTTGTGATCAGCACTACGACAATAAATTGAACTAG
- the sdhD gene encoding succinate dehydrogenase, hydrophobic membrane anchor protein gives MPIYQIGPKRLVVGAHYGLKEWIIQRVTAIVMVVFTIVLLVDYCITGSATYEGWAGLFSNQFMKLLTLLFFISLFYHAWIGIRDIWMDYIKPVSIRLTLQVLTVLYLVACAAYAVQILWKV, from the coding sequence ATGCCTATTTATCAAATTGGACCGAAGCGCTTAGTTGTAGGTGCTCATTACGGCCTGAAAGAATGGATCATTCAACGTGTAACCGCGATCGTGATGGTAGTTTTCACGATTGTTTTGTTAGTTGACTATTGCATTACGGGTAGCGCTACTTACGAAGGCTGGGCTGGATTGTTTAGCAATCAGTTCATGAAACTCTTAACGCTCTTGTTTTTCATCAGCTTGTTCTATCACGCTTGGATTGGTATCCGTGATATTTGGATGGATTACATCAAGCCTGTCAGCATTCGTTTAACGCTTCAAGTGTTAACTGTTTTGTATCTCGTAGCCTGTGCGGCTTATGCCGTACAAATTTTGTGGAAAGTGTAA
- a CDS encoding succinate dehydrogenase assembly factor 2 — translation MTLTNAELYRLKSDARRGLLENDLILQRFFVRYGDQLTAEDGKVLTQLFSLEDNDLMDLLIGRKDSVEVLEKELQEEASFKAVLQKLRQK, via the coding sequence ATGACCCTCACGAATGCAGAGTTATATCGACTAAAGAGTGATGCCCGCAGGGGTTTGCTTGAAAACGATTTAATTCTGCAGCGTTTTTTTGTTCGTTACGGCGATCAACTGACCGCAGAAGATGGAAAGGTATTAACCCAGCTATTTTCTTTGGAAGACAATGACCTGATGGATTTATTGATTGGTCGCAAGGATTCTGTAGAAGTACTGGAAAAAGAATTACAAGAAGAAGCCTCCTTCAAGGCTGTTTTACAAAAGTTAAGACAGAAGTAA
- the leuD gene encoding 3-isopropylmalate dehydratase small subunit, giving the protein MEKFSVYKGLVAPLNRENVDTDAIIPKQFLKSIKKTGFGQNLFDEWRYLDHGEPGQDCSTRPINPDFVLNQPRYKGAGILLARKNFGCGSSREHAPWALDQYGFRAVIAPSFADIFYNNCFKNGLLPIVLTELQVDHLFNETLAFAGYQLTIDLEAQQVITPDGTAYSFEVAPFRKHCLLNGLDDIGLTLQHADKIKAYEAERILKMPWLATQLP; this is encoded by the coding sequence ATGGAAAAATTTTCGGTATACAAAGGCTTGGTTGCACCGCTGAATCGCGAGAATGTCGATACCGATGCCATCATCCCAAAGCAGTTCTTAAAATCGATTAAGAAAACGGGCTTTGGGCAGAATTTATTTGATGAGTGGCGTTATTTGGATCATGGTGAGCCTGGTCAAGACTGCAGCACTCGCCCAATTAATCCAGACTTTGTCTTAAACCAGCCGCGCTATAAAGGTGCCGGCATTTTGCTTGCTCGTAAGAACTTTGGTTGCGGTAGTTCCCGTGAACATGCGCCTTGGGCATTGGATCAGTACGGATTTAGAGCTGTTATCGCACCAAGCTTTGCCGATATTTTCTACAACAATTGCTTTAAAAATGGCCTGTTACCGATTGTTCTTACAGAACTACAGGTAGACCATTTATTCAATGAAACGCTGGCTTTTGCCGGCTACCAGCTCACTATTGATCTGGAAGCCCAGCAGGTCATTACGCCTGATGGCACTGCCTATAGCTTTGAAGTAGCCCCATTTCGGAAGCATTGCCTCCTAAATGGCTTGGACGATATTGGCTTAACTCTGCAACATGCAGATAAAATCAAGGCTTATGAAGCTGAGCGCATCCTCAAGATGCCTTGGCTTGCGACACAACTGCCGTAG
- the leuB gene encoding 3-isopropylmalate dehydrogenase, which translates to MKIAVLPGDGIGPEIVAEAVKVLNALGPKFDLETAPVGGAAYDAAGHPLPPATLELAKKADAILFGAVGDWKYDSLARELRPEQAILGLRKHLELFANFRPAICYDELTSASSLKPEIVSGLDILIIRELNGDIYFGQPRGIRTSELPLFKGAREGYDMMHYSEPEVERIGRVAFEAARKRGKKVCSVDKANVLETSQLWRDVMIRVGKDYPDVELSHMYVDNAAMQLVKAPKAFDVVVTGNLFGDILSDEASMLTGSIGMLPSASLDKNNKGLYEPSHGSAPDIAGKGIANPLATILSAAMMLRYSLGMPAEADRIEAAVQKVLSQGLRTADIYTEGTKKVSTIEMGDAVVAALSK; encoded by the coding sequence ATGAAAATTGCAGTCCTACCGGGCGATGGTATCGGCCCGGAAATCGTTGCTGAAGCCGTTAAGGTATTAAACGCGCTTGGCCCTAAATTTGACCTTGAGACAGCCCCCGTTGGTGGCGCTGCTTATGATGCAGCTGGTCATCCACTGCCGCCAGCAACTTTAGAGCTCGCTAAAAAAGCAGATGCTATTTTATTTGGCGCTGTTGGCGACTGGAAATATGACAGCTTGGCGCGTGAACTTCGTCCTGAGCAAGCTATCTTAGGATTGCGTAAGCATTTGGAATTGTTTGCTAATTTCAGGCCAGCCATCTGCTACGACGAACTCACCTCTGCTTCTAGTCTGAAGCCAGAAATTGTCAGCGGCCTTGATATCTTGATTATTCGCGAGCTCAATGGCGATATCTATTTTGGTCAGCCACGCGGTATTCGTACTTCTGAGCTCCCTTTATTTAAAGGTGCCCGTGAAGGCTACGACATGATGCATTACAGCGAGCCAGAGGTAGAGCGGATTGGACGCGTTGCCTTTGAAGCTGCGCGTAAGCGTGGCAAGAAGGTGTGTAGCGTTGACAAGGCAAATGTGCTGGAGACATCACAGCTTTGGCGTGATGTCATGATTCGCGTTGGCAAAGATTATCCAGATGTTGAGTTGTCACACATGTATGTTGATAACGCTGCAATGCAATTGGTCAAGGCGCCTAAAGCATTTGATGTTGTCGTGACTGGTAACTTGTTTGGCGACATTCTGTCCGATGAGGCTTCCATGTTGACGGGCTCTATTGGTATGTTGCCATCAGCATCATTAGATAAAAATAATAAAGGCCTTTATGAGCCAAGCCATGGCTCAGCTCCGGATATCGCCGGTAAGGGTATCGCCAATCCATTGGCAACGATTCTCTCTGCTGCGATGATGTTGCGCTACTCATTAGGTATGCCAGCTGAAGCGGATCGTATCGAGGCGGCAGTGCAAAAGGTCTTGTCACAAGGCTTGAGAACTGCCGATATCTACACCGAGGGTACGAAAAAAGTTTCCACCATTGAAATGGGAGATGCTGTAGTGGCAGCTCTTTCAAAATAA
- the asd gene encoding aspartate-semialdehyde dehydrogenase, whose product MSNTKTPLVGLVGWRGMVGSVLMERMLAEKDFDLIEPVFFSTSQAGGEVPLLNGQKVTKSENTLLNANDIKALSRCDIILTCQGGDYTNEIFPQLRAAGWQGHWIDAASALRMKDDAVLILDPVNRPVIDKALAAGGKNWIGSNCTVSLMMMAMGGLVKADMVEWISAMTYQAASGAGAQNMRELLLQMGALRDSVATELADPSSWILDIDRKITETLRSPDFPKKNFRNTPLAGSLIPWIDVPVENGQTKEEWKGGAEFNKILGRPAFRTSGSIPIDGLCVRVGAMRCHSQGLTVKLKKDIPLKEIEAILANDNQWVKVIPNDRETTERELSPAAISGTLTVPIGRLHKMAMGPEYLGAFTVGDQLLWGAAEPLRRMLRILLER is encoded by the coding sequence ATGTCAAATACAAAAACACCATTAGTAGGCTTAGTTGGCTGGCGCGGTATGGTTGGTAGCGTTCTTATGGAGAGAATGCTTGCTGAAAAAGATTTTGATCTGATTGAGCCAGTATTTTTTAGCACTAGCCAGGCCGGTGGTGAAGTACCACTCTTGAATGGTCAAAAAGTGACTAAGAGCGAAAATACTTTGCTTAATGCGAATGACATCAAAGCACTTTCTCGTTGCGACATTATTTTGACTTGTCAGGGCGGTGATTACACCAATGAGATTTTTCCTCAGTTGCGTGCTGCTGGATGGCAAGGTCATTGGATTGATGCCGCTAGCGCTTTGCGTATGAAGGATGATGCGGTTTTGATTTTGGATCCAGTCAATCGCCCTGTAATAGATAAAGCATTGGCTGCCGGTGGAAAAAATTGGATTGGTAGTAACTGTACTGTTAGTTTGATGATGATGGCTATGGGTGGCTTGGTGAAGGCTGATATGGTTGAATGGATTAGCGCCATGACCTACCAGGCAGCTTCCGGTGCAGGCGCACAAAATATGCGTGAGTTATTGTTGCAAATGGGTGCATTACGCGACAGCGTAGCAACAGAATTAGCTGATCCATCTTCTTGGATTCTCGATATTGATCGCAAAATTACTGAGACTTTACGTTCACCGGATTTTCCGAAGAAAAACTTCCGCAATACACCTCTAGCAGGCAGCTTGATTCCTTGGATTGATGTTCCTGTAGAGAATGGTCAAACCAAAGAAGAGTGGAAGGGCGGCGCTGAATTTAATAAGATCTTAGGTCGTCCTGCATTTAGAACCTCCGGAAGCATTCCAATTGATGGCTTGTGCGTTCGTGTTGGCGCTATGCGTTGTCATTCACAAGGCTTAACCGTCAAACTGAAAAAAGATATCCCTTTAAAAGAGATTGAAGCTATTTTGGCTAACGATAACCAGTGGGTTAAGGTTATTCCGAATGATCGCGAGACTACTGAGCGTGAATTATCTCCAGCTGCAATTAGCGGCACTTTGACAGTGCCTATTGGTCGTCTCCATAAGATGGCGATGGGTCCTGAGTACCTCGGCGCCTTTACTGTTGGCGATCAACTCTTGTGGGGAGCTGCAGAACCATTGCGTCGCATGCTCCGCATCCTGCTTGAGCGCTAA